The Vescimonas coprocola genome includes a window with the following:
- a CDS encoding Gfo/Idh/MocA family protein: MIRVAVIGCGKIAQVRHLPEYATNPNAQLVAYYDKNSQRAHEVAAQYGGKVYDSYFDLLKDPEIDAVSVCVENRSHAEMTTAALYAGKHVLCEKPMAVTLAECESMVAAAEFNNRHLMIGHNMRFDPVHRRAKELLEQGVIGDVITFRTGLGTSGPEGWSMEGNWFFDKKKAVMGALSDLGIHKIDLMQYLTGQTVIETTAKILTLNKHDREDHLIGVDDNALCILRMNGGSAGTMAASWTVYGQESNSTCLFGTRGVMRIYNSLTAPIEVRDLSNTITAYQFEHQTRSGVIDEFIDALEHDREPEVSGREALTTMRTIFGCIKSSETGRTVSVNNSFVTHLQDGYRRNK; the protein is encoded by the coding sequence ATGATACGAGTTGCTGTCATCGGCTGCGGCAAGATCGCCCAGGTGCGCCATCTGCCGGAATATGCCACCAACCCCAACGCACAGCTGGTGGCCTACTATGACAAAAACAGCCAGCGGGCGCACGAGGTGGCCGCCCAATACGGCGGAAAGGTCTACGACTCCTACTTCGATCTGCTGAAGGACCCGGAGATCGACGCCGTATCCGTGTGTGTGGAGAACCGCAGCCATGCGGAGATGACCACGGCGGCTCTCTACGCCGGGAAGCACGTGCTGTGCGAGAAGCCCATGGCCGTAACGCTGGCGGAGTGCGAGTCCATGGTGGCGGCGGCGGAGTTCAACAACCGGCATCTGATGATCGGCCACAATATGCGCTTCGATCCGGTGCATCGCCGGGCCAAGGAGCTGCTGGAGCAGGGGGTCATCGGTGACGTCATCACCTTCCGCACGGGGCTTGGAACCTCCGGCCCGGAGGGCTGGTCCATGGAGGGCAACTGGTTCTTCGACAAGAAAAAGGCCGTTATGGGCGCTTTGTCGGATCTGGGCATCCACAAGATCGATCTGATGCAGTATCTGACGGGGCAGACGGTCATCGAAACCACCGCCAAGATCCTGACCCTCAACAAGCACGACCGGGAGGATCACCTCATCGGCGTGGACGACAACGCCCTGTGCATCCTGCGGATGAACGGCGGCTCTGCCGGCACCATGGCCGCCAGTTGGACGGTATACGGTCAGGAGAGCAACTCCACCTGCCTGTTCGGCACCCGTGGCGTCATGCGGATCTACAACAGCCTCACCGCCCCCATCGAGGTGCGGGACCTGAGCAACACCATCACCGCCTATCAGTTCGAGCACCAGACCCGCTCCGGCGTCATCGACGAGTTCATCGACGCACTGGAGCACGACCGGGAGCCGGAGGTTTCCGGGCGGGAGGCACTGACCACCATGCGGACCATTTTCGGCTGCATCAAGTCCTCGGAGACGG